From a single Stackebrandtia endophytica genomic region:
- the uvrB gene encoding excinuclease ABC subunit UvrB — translation MTTDDIPRHDGTFTVVSDYEPSGDQPGAIKELSRRVNAGERDVVLLGATGTGKSATAAWLVERLQRPALVMAHNKTLAAQLAKEFRELLPNNAVEYFVSYYDYYQPEAYVPQTDTYIEKDSSINDEVERLRHSATHSLLTRRDVVVVATVSAIYGLATPAEYLLGATDLSVGQEYDRNTLLRRLVDVQYTRNDLAFTRGTFRVRGDTIEIIPAYEELAIRIEMFGDEIERLYYLHPLTGDVVRETDRVLIFPGSHYATGNERMERAIGAIETELTDRLAELERQGKLLEAQRLRMRTTYDVEMMRQIGSCSGIENYSRHIDDRPAGSAPHCLLDYFPSDFITIVDESHVTVPQVGGMYEGDASRKRTLVEHGFRLPSAMDNRPLRFDEFRDRVGQTVYMSATPGNWEMEQAQGQYAEQVIRPTGLVDPQVVVRPTKGQIDDLMHEIGERAGRDERVLVTTLTKKMAEDLTDYFLDNDIRVRYLHSEVDTLRRVELLRELRSGEFDVLVGINLLREGLDLPEVSLVAILDADKEGFLRSGTSLIQTIGRAARNVSGEVIMYADKITDSMRKAIDETDRRRAKQVAHNTEHGIDPQPLRKRIGDILDDIYTESEDSQTLLGGSGRQQSRGKAPVPQVRSRAGAIVGAGEGAPREELEAMIAQLNEQMLTAARELQFEVAARYRDEIGELKRELRQFDEAGAK, via the coding sequence CGTCGTCAGCGACTATGAACCCTCCGGTGACCAGCCCGGTGCGATCAAGGAACTCTCTCGCCGGGTCAACGCCGGTGAGCGCGATGTGGTGTTGCTTGGTGCCACGGGAACCGGCAAGAGCGCCACCGCGGCCTGGTTGGTCGAGCGGTTGCAGCGGCCCGCGTTGGTGATGGCCCACAACAAGACCCTCGCGGCGCAGTTGGCCAAGGAGTTCCGGGAACTGTTGCCCAACAACGCCGTCGAGTACTTCGTCTCCTACTACGACTACTACCAGCCCGAGGCGTACGTTCCGCAGACCGACACCTACATCGAGAAGGACTCCTCGATCAACGACGAGGTCGAACGGTTGCGTCACTCGGCGACCCACTCGCTGTTGACCCGGCGCGACGTCGTGGTGGTGGCGACGGTCTCGGCCATCTACGGTCTGGCCACCCCGGCGGAGTACCTGCTGGGCGCCACCGACTTGAGCGTGGGTCAGGAGTATGACCGCAACACGCTGCTGCGGCGCCTGGTCGACGTCCAGTACACCCGAAATGATCTGGCCTTCACACGGGGAACGTTCCGCGTGCGCGGTGACACGATCGAGATCATCCCGGCCTACGAGGAACTGGCGATCCGCATCGAGATGTTCGGTGACGAGATCGAGCGGCTGTACTACCTGCACCCGTTGACCGGAGATGTGGTTCGGGAGACCGACCGGGTGTTGATCTTTCCCGGCAGTCACTACGCCACCGGCAACGAGCGCATGGAACGCGCGATCGGTGCGATCGAGACTGAACTGACCGACCGGTTGGCCGAGTTGGAGCGCCAGGGCAAGTTGTTGGAGGCGCAGCGGTTGCGGATGCGCACCACCTACGACGTGGAGATGATGCGGCAGATCGGCAGCTGTTCGGGCATCGAGAACTACTCCCGGCACATCGACGACCGCCCGGCCGGCAGCGCGCCCCACTGTCTCCTCGACTACTTCCCGAGTGACTTCATCACCATCGTCGACGAATCGCACGTGACGGTTCCCCAGGTCGGTGGCATGTACGAGGGCGACGCCTCCCGGAAGCGAACCCTGGTTGAACACGGCTTCCGGCTTCCCAGCGCGATGGACAACCGCCCGCTGCGTTTCGACGAGTTCCGCGACCGGGTAGGCCAGACGGTGTACATGTCGGCCACGCCCGGCAACTGGGAGATGGAACAGGCGCAGGGGCAGTACGCCGAGCAGGTGATCCGGCCGACCGGTCTGGTCGATCCGCAGGTGGTGGTGCGTCCGACCAAGGGACAGATCGACGACCTCATGCACGAGATCGGAGAGCGGGCCGGCCGTGACGAGCGGGTTCTGGTCACCACCTTGACGAAGAAGATGGCCGAAGACCTCACCGACTACTTCCTCGACAACGACATCCGCGTGCGGTATCTGCACTCCGAGGTGGACACCCTGCGTCGGGTGGAACTGTTGCGGGAGTTGCGATCCGGTGAGTTCGACGTGTTGGTGGGCATCAACCTGCTGAGGGAGGGGTTGGACCTACCCGAGGTCTCGCTGGTGGCGATTCTCGATGCGGACAAGGAGGGTTTCCTGCGGTCGGGTACCTCGCTGATTCAGACGATCGGACGCGCGGCGCGAAACGTGTCGGGCGAGGTCATCATGTACGCCGACAAGATCACCGATTCGATGCGCAAGGCCATCGACGAGACCGATCGCCGACGTGCCAAGCAGGTCGCCCACAACACCGAGCACGGCATCGACCCGCAGCCGTTGCGCAAACGTATCGGGGACATCCTCGACGACATCTACACCGAGTCCGAGGATTCGCAGACCCTGCTGGGCGGATCGGGGCGCCAACAGAGTCGCGGTAAGGCACCGGTGCCTCAGGTACGCAGCCGGGCGGGTGCGATCGTGGGCGCGGGTGAGGGGGCGCCGCGTGAGGAACTGGAGGCCATGATCGCCCAGTTGAACGAGCAGATGTTGACGGCGGCCCGTGAACTGCAGTTCGAGGTGGCGGCTCGCTACCGTGACGAAATCGGTGAGCTGAAGCGCGAGTTGCGGCAGTTCGACGAGGCGGGCGCGAAGTAG
- a CDS encoding TerC family protein yields the protein MNVPVWVWVATLVAVAVLLTVDLIIVGRRPHEPSVKESSLWVIFYVGLAALFGGGVWLTAGPEYSGQFFAGWVTEYSLSVDNLFVFLIIMSSFAVPRVYQQKVLMIGIITALVLRGIFIAVGAALVARFVWVFFIFGAFLIYTGFKLVRGGDEDDDYNENAIIRWSRKIMPVTKEYDGGKLFAHVNGRRMATPMLIVMVAIGTTDLMFAVDSIPAIFGLTQEGYLVFTANVFALMGLRQLYFLLGGLLDRLVYLSYGLAAVLGFIGVKLVLHALHENNLPFINGGRPVEWAPDIPTLASLLVIVGILLIATVLSLIKSASTRRATGVSTAGGGTDPVAPTESSTTTAPHEVGRKR from the coding sequence GTGAATGTTCCCGTATGGGTGTGGGTTGCCACCTTGGTCGCGGTGGCGGTGCTGCTGACCGTTGACTTGATCATCGTGGGCCGTCGACCGCATGAGCCGTCGGTCAAGGAATCCTCGCTGTGGGTCATCTTCTATGTCGGCTTGGCCGCGCTGTTCGGTGGCGGGGTGTGGTTGACCGCCGGGCCGGAATACTCCGGGCAGTTCTTCGCCGGTTGGGTCACCGAGTACAGCCTCTCGGTCGACAACCTGTTCGTCTTCCTCATCATCATGAGCAGTTTCGCGGTTCCCCGGGTCTATCAGCAGAAGGTGCTGATGATCGGGATCATCACCGCGTTGGTGCTGCGCGGCATCTTCATCGCCGTCGGCGCCGCCCTGGTGGCGCGGTTCGTGTGGGTGTTCTTCATCTTCGGTGCGTTCCTGATCTACACCGGTTTCAAACTGGTGCGCGGGGGTGACGAGGACGACGACTACAACGAGAACGCGATCATCCGGTGGAGCCGCAAGATCATGCCGGTGACCAAGGAGTACGACGGCGGCAAACTGTTCGCTCATGTGAACGGACGCCGGATGGCCACTCCGATGCTGATCGTGATGGTCGCGATCGGAACGACCGACCTGATGTTCGCCGTCGACTCGATTCCGGCGATCTTCGGGCTGACGCAGGAGGGCTATCTGGTCTTCACCGCCAACGTGTTCGCGTTGATGGGATTGCGCCAGCTGTACTTCCTTCTGGGCGGTTTGTTGGACCGGTTGGTGTACCTGTCCTACGGGCTGGCCGCCGTACTGGGATTCATCGGTGTGAAGCTCGTGCTGCACGCGCTGCACGAGAACAACCTGCCGTTCATCAACGGTGGGCGACCGGTCGAGTGGGCACCGGATATCCCGACCCTGGCGTCGCTACTGGTGATCGTGGGCATTCTGTTGATCGCCACCGTGTTGAGCCTGATCAAATCGGCCTCGACGCGACGCGCCACAGGTGTCTCGACGGCGGGTGGCGGTACCGACCCGGTCGCGCCGACCGAGTCGTCGACGACGACGGCTCCGCACGAGGTCGGCCGCAAACGGTAG
- a CDS encoding C40 family peptidase, whose translation MTVEIGHNALVAVAAATLWTSPKAAETSDRLAVGNHSAIRDWVSGMTREQRVDGLVDRSLSQVLLGDEVVVEDIDHDWAKVVVPGQRSSLDERGYPGWIPLRQLTTPVPTPAVVPHMVAATSTAIRDEPDGEVLIPGVTIGTRLNVIDEPTYRGWSRVTLPGAQPPGWVLIRDLTASPQEPEGATSGRIDAVNIASQLLDVPYVWGGMTAYGVDCSGLVYLTYRMLGIELPRDAHDQADATHRIEAEEAQPGDLYFFARNGKRIHHIGIATKPGDSGKPSMIHAAGNYGKVVSEEFTDERAETFVGAHRVFTA comes from the coding sequence GTGACAGTCGAAATCGGACATAATGCACTCGTGGCGGTCGCTGCGGCTACATTGTGGACTTCCCCCAAGGCTGCCGAGACCTCTGACCGCCTCGCGGTGGGCAACCACTCCGCCATTCGTGACTGGGTCAGCGGCATGACACGTGAACAGCGGGTGGACGGACTAGTCGACCGTTCGTTGAGTCAGGTCCTGCTCGGCGACGAGGTCGTAGTCGAGGACATCGATCACGATTGGGCGAAGGTGGTGGTACCGGGACAGCGTTCCAGCCTAGACGAACGTGGCTACCCCGGATGGATTCCGTTGCGACAGTTGACGACTCCGGTCCCCACCCCCGCGGTGGTCCCCCACATGGTCGCCGCCACCTCCACCGCCATCCGTGACGAACCCGACGGCGAGGTCCTTATCCCCGGCGTCACCATCGGCACCAGGTTGAACGTCATCGACGAGCCCACCTACCGCGGTTGGTCACGGGTGACGCTGCCGGGCGCACAGCCGCCCGGTTGGGTTCTGATACGTGATCTCACGGCCAGTCCGCAGGAGCCCGAAGGCGCCACCTCCGGACGCATCGACGCCGTCAACATCGCGTCGCAGCTATTGGACGTGCCCTATGTCTGGGGCGGGATGACCGCCTACGGCGTCGACTGTTCCGGGTTGGTGTACCTCACCTACCGCATGTTGGGGATCGAACTGCCGCGCGACGCCCACGACCAAGCAGATGCGACCCACCGGATCGAGGCGGAGGAGGCCCAGCCGGGCGACCTGTACTTCTTCGCGCGCAACGGTAAGCGCATCCACCACATCGGTATCGCCACCAAACCCGGCGACTCGGGCAAGCCCAGCATGATTCACGCCGCGGGCAACTACGGCAAGGTGGTGTCGGAGGAGTTCACCGACGAACGCGCCGAGACCTTCGTAGGCGCGCATCGAGTCTTCACCGCCTGA
- a CDS encoding mandelate racemase/muconate lactonizing enzyme family protein codes for MSITEVTADVVTAPLHTEFVTALRRTADIETVVVTVHDSDGDQGRGEAPQTWRITGQSLAGARACALGPLQDALIGRDPLDLNDCLDRVDEAVVGNSAAKAALDVALHDLWARKRGLPLVEALGGTATSLPTVVTLAAGDAEQLAEAAAARVAEGFSALKVKVGLDPAGDLARLAAIRQAVGPRVTIRIDANQGWTPKQSVRIISGMEDADLGIELVEQPTPAHDIEGLAFVTSAVGTTILADESVHGVRDLSQVIVNRAADAVNVKLAKCGGLRTARTLLELARQHDIGTTVGSMMEGPIGVAAISSLAAAVGVSITSDLDAAWWLSKQDSALRYSNGALQLTTGPGLSNVAFAT; via the coding sequence ATGTCGATCACAGAGGTCACCGCCGACGTGGTGACCGCACCCCTGCACACCGAATTCGTCACCGCATTGCGTCGCACCGCCGACATCGAGACCGTGGTGGTCACCGTGCACGACTCCGACGGCGATCAGGGCCGCGGCGAGGCACCACAGACCTGGCGCATCACCGGGCAGTCGCTGGCCGGGGCCCGCGCCTGCGCACTCGGCCCGCTGCAAGACGCACTGATCGGGCGAGACCCGTTGGATCTCAACGACTGTCTCGATCGCGTCGATGAGGCCGTGGTGGGCAACAGTGCGGCCAAGGCCGCCCTGGACGTCGCGCTACACGATCTGTGGGCCCGCAAACGCGGACTGCCACTGGTCGAGGCCCTCGGCGGCACCGCGACCTCACTGCCCACGGTGGTCACGTTGGCCGCCGGCGACGCCGAACAGTTGGCCGAGGCCGCCGCCGCACGTGTGGCCGAGGGGTTCTCCGCGTTGAAGGTCAAGGTCGGACTCGACCCGGCCGGCGACCTGGCGCGGTTGGCAGCCATCCGACAGGCGGTCGGTCCGCGGGTCACGATCCGCATCGACGCCAATCAGGGATGGACCCCGAAGCAGTCGGTGCGAATCATCTCGGGCATGGAGGACGCCGATCTGGGCATCGAGTTGGTGGAGCAACCGACGCCCGCACACGACATCGAGGGGTTGGCGTTCGTCACCTCGGCGGTCGGCACGACGATCCTGGCCGACGAGTCCGTCCACGGAGTACGGGACCTGTCGCAGGTCATCGTCAACCGTGCCGCCGACGCGGTCAACGTCAAACTGGCCAAGTGCGGCGGGTTGCGGACGGCCCGCACCCTACTGGAGTTGGCGCGCCAACACGATATCGGCACCACCGTGGGATCCATGATGGAGGGGCCGATCGGCGTTGCCGCGATATCCTCGCTGGCAGCGGCGGTGGGCGTCAGCATCACCTCGGACCTGGACGCCGCCTGGTGGTTGTCGAAGCAAGACAGCGCATTGCGGTATTCAAATGGCGCACTTCAACTCACGACCGGGCCGGGTCTGAGCAACGTAGCTTTTGCAACATGA
- the bioB gene encoding biotin synthase BioB gives MAGSWTVTSFRSTLDKLVTDGLAGVPTDRDALMEVMASGDEHLLDVVVAAARLRRHHFANRVKLNYLVNLKSGLCPEDCGYCSQRLGSTADVLKYSWLKPQQAATAAAAGIDAGAVRVCLVASGRGPSDRDIDRVGDIVEAIRDRAPGVEVCACLGLLADGQADRLADTGVDAYNHNLNTSDRRYGTICTTHDFADRVDTVDRAKSAGLSPCSGLIAGMGETDADIVDVLMELRRIGSASVPVNFLIPFEGTPLAGTWDLTPQRCLRILAAARFACPGVEVRVGAGREVHLRSLQPLALHVANSIFLGDYLTSEGQAGKADLAMIADNGFVLEGAEDTEADASTAGARTELVRPRKRGAGTALAPNT, from the coding sequence ATGGCAGGATCATGGACCGTGACGAGCTTTCGATCGACTCTGGACAAACTGGTGACCGACGGGCTGGCCGGTGTTCCCACTGACCGCGACGCCCTCATGGAGGTCATGGCCAGCGGGGACGAGCACCTGTTGGACGTGGTCGTCGCCGCCGCCCGACTTCGCCGCCACCACTTCGCCAACCGGGTGAAGCTCAACTACCTGGTGAACCTGAAGAGTGGACTGTGCCCGGAGGACTGCGGATACTGCTCGCAACGGCTCGGGTCAACCGCCGACGTATTGAAGTACAGCTGGTTGAAACCGCAGCAGGCGGCCACCGCCGCAGCAGCCGGAATCGATGCCGGGGCGGTCCGGGTGTGCCTGGTCGCCAGCGGCCGCGGCCCCTCCGACCGCGACATCGATCGGGTGGGTGACATCGTCGAGGCGATCCGCGACCGTGCGCCCGGTGTGGAGGTGTGCGCCTGCCTCGGGTTGCTCGCCGACGGCCAGGCCGATCGGTTGGCCGACACCGGGGTCGACGCCTACAACCACAACCTCAACACCAGTGACCGGCGGTACGGCACCATCTGCACCACGCACGACTTCGCCGACCGGGTCGACACCGTCGACCGCGCCAAGAGCGCCGGCCTGTCACCCTGCTCGGGGTTGATCGCCGGGATGGGGGAGACCGATGCGGACATCGTGGACGTCCTGATGGAGTTGCGCCGCATCGGCTCGGCCTCGGTGCCGGTGAACTTCCTCATCCCGTTCGAGGGCACGCCGCTGGCCGGAACCTGGGACCTCACCCCGCAACGGTGCCTGCGCATCCTCGCCGCAGCCCGATTCGCCTGCCCCGGCGTCGAGGTGCGGGTCGGCGCCGGACGCGAGGTGCACCTGCGCAGCCTCCAACCGCTGGCGCTGCACGTGGCCAACTCGATCTTCCTGGGCGACTATCTGACCTCGGAGGGCCAGGCGGGCAAGGCGGACCTGGCGATGATCGCCGACAACGGCTTTGTCCTCGAAGGTGCCGAAGACACCGAGGCGGACGCTTCGACCGCGGGCGCCCGAACCGAACTGGTGCGGCCGCGAAAGCGCGGCGCCGGGACGGCGTTGGCCCCCAACACCTGA
- a CDS encoding FMN-binding glutamate synthase family protein: MLRYLTLALALALLIVGALLTAVVSPWWLWLALPALVVVAVGVWDLLQTRHSVLRNYPVLGHFRFWFESVRPELQQYFIERDTDGRPFDRVARSLVYERAKGDNQEKAFGTELDVYEIGQEFLVHSIAPKTMPTTQHRVVVGGPQCRRPYSMALLNVSAMSFGSLSANAILALNTGAKLGGFAHDTGEGGLSRYHLEPGGDLVWEIGSGYFGCRTPAGGFDVEQFADKASAEQVKAISIKLSQGAKPGIGGVMPAAKMTAEIARARGVPVGEKCVSPPAHSAFEGPAGLLEFVARLRERSGGKPTGFKLCVGDPAEFLSVCKAMLATEILPDFIIVDGSEGGTGAAPVEFEDHMGMPLTNGLIFVHNALTGVGVRDRMRVGASGKIASGADIVKRMIQGADYTNAARAMMMALGCIQAQRCHTNTCPVGVTTQDPTRTRALVIPDKAQRVARFQHETVASAAQLIAAMGLAGPQELRPSLLMRRTADHTVLRYDEIHHPLTTGQLLSDPPGWWANHWGRARADRYEH, encoded by the coding sequence GTGCTGCGGTACCTGACACTGGCATTGGCCCTGGCGTTGCTCATCGTCGGTGCCCTGCTGACCGCGGTGGTGTCCCCGTGGTGGCTGTGGCTGGCGCTTCCGGCGTTGGTCGTGGTCGCGGTCGGGGTCTGGGACCTGCTACAGACCAGGCACAGCGTGTTGCGTAACTATCCGGTGCTGGGGCACTTCCGGTTCTGGTTCGAGTCGGTGCGGCCCGAATTGCAGCAGTACTTCATCGAACGCGACACCGACGGCCGTCCCTTCGACCGGGTCGCGCGGTCACTGGTGTACGAACGCGCCAAGGGCGACAACCAGGAGAAGGCGTTCGGAACCGAACTCGACGTCTACGAGATCGGGCAGGAGTTCCTGGTCCACTCGATAGCGCCGAAGACCATGCCCACGACTCAGCATCGGGTCGTCGTGGGCGGCCCACAATGCCGCCGACCGTATTCCATGGCGCTGCTGAACGTGTCCGCGATGAGTTTCGGTTCCCTGTCCGCCAACGCGATCCTGGCGTTGAACACCGGGGCGAAACTGGGGGGATTCGCTCACGACACCGGTGAGGGCGGTCTGAGCCGGTATCACCTGGAACCCGGCGGTGACCTGGTGTGGGAGATCGGTTCGGGCTACTTCGGATGCCGCACCCCCGCGGGCGGTTTCGATGTGGAACAGTTCGCCGACAAGGCCTCGGCGGAACAGGTCAAGGCGATCTCCATCAAGTTGTCGCAGGGTGCCAAACCCGGTATCGGCGGGGTCATGCCGGCCGCCAAGATGACCGCCGAGATCGCTCGGGCGCGCGGGGTGCCGGTAGGGGAGAAATGTGTCTCACCGCCCGCCCACTCGGCCTTCGAGGGTCCGGCCGGGCTGCTGGAGTTCGTGGCGCGGCTGCGGGAACGCTCCGGCGGAAAACCCACCGGCTTCAAACTGTGCGTGGGTGATCCGGCCGAGTTCCTCTCGGTGTGCAAGGCGATGTTGGCCACCGAGATCCTGCCGGACTTCATCATCGTCGACGGCTCCGAGGGCGGAACCGGTGCGGCTCCGGTGGAGTTCGAAGACCACATGGGAATGCCACTGACCAATGGGCTCATCTTCGTCCACAACGCGCTGACCGGGGTCGGTGTCCGCGACCGGATGCGCGTCGGGGCCAGCGGGAAGATCGCCTCTGGTGCCGACATCGTCAAACGCATGATCCAGGGCGCCGATTACACCAACGCCGCCCGGGCGATGATGATGGCCCTGGGTTGCATCCAGGCGCAACGTTGCCACACCAACACCTGTCCGGTGGGCGTGACCACACAGGACCCGACACGGACCCGGGCGCTGGTGATCCCGGATAAGGCGCAACGGGTGGCGAGGTTTCAGCACGAGACGGTGGCCAGCGCGGCCCAACTGATCGCGGCGATGGGGCTGGCCGGACCACAGGAGCTTCGGCCGAGTCTGCTCATGCGGCGCACCGCCGATCACACCGTGCTCCGCTACGACGAGATCCACCATCCGTTGACGACCGGGCAACTGCTGTCGGACCCTCCGGGATGGTGGGCCAATCACTGGGGTCGCGCGCGGGCGGACCGATATGAGCATTGA
- a CDS encoding thiamine pyrophosphate-dependent enzyme gives MARRPTVSETIVAGLIHNGVTQVFGVVGDALNSVTDAIRRTDGIDWIGTRHEEVAAFAAGAQAQLTGGLAACAGTVGPGGIHLLNGLYDAAKSHAPVLAIAGQVPLADLGSDYFQEVDNDRLFSDVAVFTQTITSPEQVPVVVDQAISAALSRRGVAVLSLPGDVGAQPVGSDRPVRVFRDVTTVSPADEAVARAVETINRAGRVTILAGIGAAGGRAETLALAEHLMAPMVVTIKGKEAFDWDNPFQVGQSGLLGNPAAAAALKDCDLLLMVGTDFPYRDWYPTSATVVQIDRRADHIGRRVPVDVSVTGDAALTVQSLLSKLHAKHDRGHLDKALRHHDRWRHRQSELADPEFDERVGGRARSVLDNPDARIRPEAVAGFINELADDDAIFTVDTGMSAVWLARFVQLRKGQRLLGSFNLGSMANAMPQAVGAQSRYRDRQVIAFCGDGGLTMLLGDLLTIARHRLPVKLVVFDNHRLGMVKLEQEQAGLPEFGTELDNPDLAAIAKACGLAGVRITEPGDLGRKLTEALSMPGPVLVDVLTNPDEVSVPPETTPGQAWGFAIAKVKETLRSVGEGD, from the coding sequence ATGGCGCGACGACCGACGGTCAGTGAGACCATTGTGGCTGGATTGATCCATAATGGGGTGACACAGGTGTTCGGGGTGGTCGGAGACGCTCTCAACAGCGTCACCGACGCCATCCGCCGAACCGACGGCATCGACTGGATCGGCACCCGGCATGAGGAGGTCGCCGCCTTCGCCGCGGGTGCGCAGGCCCAGTTGACCGGAGGCCTCGCCGCTTGCGCGGGCACCGTCGGCCCCGGCGGAATCCACCTGCTGAACGGTCTATACGACGCGGCCAAGAGCCACGCACCGGTGCTGGCGATCGCCGGTCAGGTGCCGTTGGCCGACTTGGGATCCGACTACTTCCAAGAGGTCGACAACGACCGGTTGTTCTCCGATGTCGCGGTGTTCACCCAGACCATCACCAGCCCGGAGCAGGTGCCCGTGGTCGTCGATCAGGCGATCTCGGCCGCGTTGTCGCGGCGCGGAGTGGCGGTGCTGAGTCTGCCTGGTGACGTCGGCGCCCAACCCGTCGGCAGTGACCGACCGGTTCGGGTCTTCCGGGACGTCACCACGGTCAGTCCCGCCGACGAGGCCGTCGCCCGCGCCGTCGAGACGATCAATCGGGCCGGCCGGGTCACCATCCTGGCGGGTATCGGTGCCGCGGGCGGGCGGGCCGAGACCCTGGCGCTGGCCGAGCACCTGATGGCGCCCATGGTGGTCACCATCAAGGGTAAGGAGGCATTCGACTGGGACAACCCGTTCCAGGTCGGCCAGTCCGGCCTGCTGGGCAACCCGGCGGCCGCCGCCGCTCTGAAGGACTGTGATCTGCTTCTGATGGTCGGTACCGACTTTCCCTACCGTGACTGGTATCCCACATCGGCCACAGTGGTGCAGATCGACCGGCGAGCCGACCATATCGGACGTAGGGTGCCGGTGGACGTCTCCGTGACCGGTGATGCCGCGCTCACGGTCCAGTCGCTGTTGTCCAAACTGCACGCCAAGCACGACCGGGGCCACCTCGACAAGGCACTGCGCCACCACGACCGCTGGCGTCATCGCCAGTCCGAACTCGCCGACCCGGAGTTCGATGAACGTGTCGGAGGTCGAGCACGATCCGTGCTGGACAACCCCGACGCCCGCATCCGACCCGAGGCGGTCGCCGGCTTCATCAACGAACTGGCCGACGATGACGCCATCTTCACCGTCGACACCGGAATGTCGGCGGTGTGGCTGGCCCGTTTCGTGCAACTGCGCAAAGGTCAGCGCCTGTTGGGGTCGTTCAACCTCGGCTCGATGGCCAACGCGATGCCCCAGGCGGTGGGCGCCCAGTCCCGATACCGGGATCGACAGGTGATCGCGTTCTGCGGCGACGGCGGTCTGACCATGCTGCTGGGGGACCTGTTGACCATCGCACGCCACCGGCTACCGGTCAAACTGGTGGTCTTCGACAACCATCGACTGGGAATGGTCAAACTCGAACAGGAACAGGCGGGGCTGCCCGAGTTCGGTACCGAACTGGACAACCCGGACCTCGCCGCGATCGCGAAGGCCTGCGGCCTGGCAGGAGTCCGCATTACCGAACCGGGCGACCTGGGGCGCAAACTCACCGAGGCGCTGAGCATGCCCGGCCCGGTACTCGTCGACGTGCTCACCAATCCCGACGAGGTCTCGGTACCACCGGAGACGACTCCAGGTCAGGCATGGGGTTTCGCCATCGCCAAGGTCAAGGAGACCTTGCGCAGCGTCGGGGAGGGCGACTGA